One genomic segment of Vulpes vulpes isolate BD-2025 chromosome 2, VulVul3, whole genome shotgun sequence includes these proteins:
- the HID1 gene encoding protein HID1 isoform X1, producing the protein MGSADSKLNFRKAVIQLTTKTQPVEATDDAFWDQFWADTATSVQDVFALVPAAEIRAVREESPSNLATLCYKAVEKLVQGAESGCHSEKEKQIVLNCSRLLTRVLPYIFEDPDWRGFFWSTVPGAGRAGGEDDDENARPLAESLLLAIADLLFCPDFTVQSHRRSTVDSAEDVHSLDSCEYIWEAGVGFAHSPQPNYIHDVNRMELLKLLLTCFSEAMYLPPAPDSGGTNPWVQFFCSTENRHALPLFTSLLNTVCAYDPVGYGIPYNHLLFSDYREPLVEEAAQVLIVTLDHDSATSASPTVDGTTTGTAMDDTDPPGPENLFVNYLSRIHREEDFQFILKGIARLLSNPLLQTYLPNSTKKIQFHQELLVLFWKLCDFNKKFLFFVLKSSDVLDILVPILYFLNDARADQSRVGLMHIGVFILLLLSGERNFGVRLNKPYSVRVPMDIPVFTGTHADLLIVVFHKIITSGHQRLQPLFDCLLTIVVNVSPYLKSLSMVAANKLLHLLEAFSTTWFLFSAAQNHHLVFFLLEAFNNIIQYQFDGNSNLVYAIIRKRSVFHQLANLPTDPPAIHKALQRRRRAPEPLSRTGSQEGASMEGSRPAAPAEPGTLKTSLVATPGIDKLTEKSQVSEDGTLRSLESTSQQSSADGSPVMEEPEQAWREQRRLSSASASGQWSPTSEWVLSWKSKLPLQTIMRLLQVLVPQVEKICIDKGLTDESEILRFLQHGTLVGLLPVPHPILIRKYQANSGTAMWFRTYMWGVIYLRWVWCSPEGLLGRASAGASALGPTMVVGLMSRQSTKVVLNSAGWAPTVCGGWGEGGRSGWKEFGT; encoded by the exons ATGGGGTCGGCCGACTCTAAGCTGAATTTCCGAAAGGCGGTGATCCAGCTCACCACCAAGACGCAG CCTGTGGAAGCCACCGATGATGCCTTTTGGGACCAGTTCTGGGCAGACACGGCCACCTCAGTACAGGATGTCTTTGCACTGGTGCCAGCGGCAGAGATCCGGGCTGTGCGGGAGGAGTCACCCTCCAATCTGGCCACTCTGTGCTACAAG GCTGTGGAGAAGCTGGTGCAGGGAGCCGAGAGTGGCTGCCATtcggagaaggagaagcagattgtCCTGAACTGCAGCAGGCTCCTCACCCGTGTGCTGCCCTACATCTTTGAGGACCCCGACTGGAGGGGCTTCTTCTGGTCCACAGTGCCCGGGGCAGGGCGAGCAGGG GGAGAGGATGATGATGAGAATGCCCGGCCCCTGGCTGAGTCCCTGCTCCTGGCCATTGCTGATCTCCTCTTCTGTCCAGATTTCACTGTCCAGAGCCACCGAAGGAGCACTGTG GACTCAGCGGAGGATGTCCACTCCCTGGACAGCTGTGAATACATCTGGGAGGCTGGTGTGGGCTTTGCTCACTCCCCTCAGCCCAACTACATCCACGATGTGAACCG GATGGAGCTGTTGAAACTGCTGCTCACATGCTTCTCTGAGGCCATGTACCTGCCCCCAGCCCCGGACAGCGGCGGCACCAACCCGTGGGTGCAGTTCTTTTGTTCCACGGAGAACAG ACACGCCCTGCCCCTTTTTACCTCCCTCCTCAACACTGTGTGTGCCTATGACCCTGTGGGCTACGGGATCCCCTACAACCACCTGCTCTTCTCTGACTACCGGGAACCCCTGGTGGAGGAGGCTGCCCAGGTGCTCATTGTCACCTTGGACCATGACAGTGCCACCAGCGCCAGCCCCACGGTGGACGGCACCACCACAGGCACTGCTATGGATGATACGGAC CCTCCAGGACCTGAGAACCTGTTTGTGAACTACCTGTCCCGCATCCATCGTGAAGAG GATTTCCAGTTCATCCTCAAGGGCATAGCCCGGCTGCTCTCCAATCCCCTGCTCCAGACCTACCTGCCCAACTCCACCAAGAAGATCCAGTTCCACCAGGAGCTGCTGGTCCTCTTCTGGAAGCTCTGTGACTTCAATAAG aaATTCCTCTTTTTTGTACTGAAGAGCAGTGACGTGCTGGACATCCTGGTCCCCATCCTCTACTTCCTCAATGATGCCCGAGCGGATCAGT CTCGGGTGGGCCTGATGCACATTGGAGTCTTCATCCTGTTGCTTCTGAGCGGGGAGCGGAACTTTGGGGTGCGGCTGAACAAGCCCTACTCAGTGCGTGTGCCCATGGACATCCCGGTCTTCACGGGCACCCACGCAGACCTGCTCATTGTG GTATTCCACAAGATCATCACCAGCGGTCACCAGCGCCTGCAGCCCCTCTTCGATTGCCTGCTCACCATCGTGGTCAATG TGTCCCCCTACCTCAAGAGCCTGTCCATGGTGGCTGCCAATAAGCTGCTGCACCTGCTGGAGGCCTTCTCCACCACCTGGTTCCTCTTCTCTGCTGCCCAGAACCACCATCTGGTCTtcttcctcctggaagccttcAACAACATCATCCAGTACCAGTTTGATG GCAACTCCAACCTGGTCTACGCCATCATCCGAAAGCGCAGCGTCTTCCACCAGCTGGCCAACCTGCCCACCGACCCGCCTGCCATCCACAAGGCCTTGCAACGGCGCCGACGGGCACCTGAGCCCTTGTCTCGAACCGGCTCTCAGGAGGGTGCCTCCATGGAGGGCTCCCGCCCCGCTGCCCCTGCCGAGCCTGGCACTCTCAAGACCAGCCTGGTGGCCACCCCAG GCATTGACAAGCTGACGGAGAAGTCCCAGGTGTCAGAGGATGGCACCCTGCGATCCCTGGAGTCCACGTCCCAGCAGAGCTCGGCAGATGGCAGTCCGGTCATGGAG GAGCCAGAGCAGGCATGGCGGGAGCAGCGGCGACTGTCCAGCGCGTCAGCCAGTGGGCAGTGGAGCCCAACATCGGAATGG GTTCTCTCTTGGAAGTCCAAGCTGCCGCTGCAGACCATCATGAGGCTGTTGCAAGTACTGGTTCCCCAAGTGGAAAAGATCTGCATTGACAA GGGCCTGACAGATGAGTCAGAGATCCTGAGGTTCCTGCAGCATGGCACTCTGGTGGGGCTCCTGCCTGTGCCCCATCCCATCCTCATCCGCAAGTACCAGGCCAACTCGGGCACGGCCATGTGGTTCCGCACCTACATGTGGGGGGTCATCTATCTGAGGTGGGTCTGGTGTTCTCCTGAGGGTCTGCTGGGGAGGGCCTCAGCGGGGGCCTCAGCTCTGGGTCCCACCATGGTAGTGGGGTTAATGTCAAGACAGTCAACCAAGGTGGTCTTGAATAGTGCAGGGTGGGCGCCCACTGTCTGCGGGGGGTGGGGCGAGGGGGGTCGGTCGGGGTGGAAGGAGTTTGGTACATAG
- the OTOP3 gene encoding proton channel OTOP3 → MPAQASAPSQAPSTASPEAQETGAAPAGENQVDVGAEKTGAPASPHQKSWLVRHFSLLLRRDRQAQKAGQLFSGLLALNVVFLGGAFICSMIFNNVAITLGDVWILLAALKVLSLLWLLYYAACTTRHPHAVLYHDPHAGPIWVRGSLVLFGSCTICLNIFRVGYDVSHIHCKSQLELIFPVIEMIFIGVQTWVLWKHCKDCVQVQTNFTRCGLMLTLATDLLLWVLDVTNDSMHHKIKAELNALMENFSGNDTNTCLCLNATVCEVFQKGYLMLYPFSTEYYLICCAVLFVMWKNVGRRLAPHPGAHHGTPPFHLHGVIFGPLLGLMALVAGVCVFVLFQIQASGPAIARQYFTLYYAFYIVVLPTMSLACLAGTVIHGLEERELDTLKNPTRSLDVVLLMGAALGQMGIAYFSIVAIVATHPHELLNRLILAYSLLLILQHIVQNLFIIEGLHRRPLWESAPEALAEKREAEPPRRDSLLELGQDLRRASLAYIYSYSHLNWKRRALKEISLFLILCNITLWMMPAFGIHPEFENGLEKDFYGYRTWFTIVNFGLPLGVFYRMHSVGGLVELYLEA, encoded by the exons CCCCTTCTCAGGCTCCATCCACAGCCTCCCCAGAAGCACAGGAGACTGGAGCAGCCCCGGCCGGGGAGAACCAAGTGGATGTGGGGGCCGAGAAAACTGGAGCTCCTGCCTCGCCTCACCAGAAGTCCTGGCTGGTGCGGCATTTCTCACTGCTGCTGCGGAGGGACAGGCAGGCCCAGAAGGCAGGGCAGCTCTTCTCAGGGCTCCTGGCCCTCAATGTGGTGTTCCTGGGTGGAGCCTTCATCTGCAGCATGATCTTCAACAACGTGGCCATCACCCTGGGCGATGTGTGGATCCTGTTGGCTGCACTCAAGGTCCTGTCCCTCCTCTGGCTCCTCTACTACGCCGCCTGCACCACCCGCCACCCACATGCTGTGCTCTACCATGACCCTCATGCGGGACCCATTTGGGTGCGGG GCTCCCTGGTGCTCTTCGGCAGCTGCACCATCTGCCTCAATATCTTCCGAGTGGGCTATGACGTGAGCCACATCCATTGCAAGTCGCAGCTGGAACTCATCTTCCCTGTCATCGAGATGATCTTCATCGGTGTCCAG ACCTGGGTGCTCTGGAAACATTGTAAGGACTGTGTTCAGGTCCAGACCAATTTCACTAG GTGTGGCCTAATGCTGACCCTGGCCACAGACCTGCTGCTGTGGGTTCTGGATGTCACCAACGACTCCATGCACCACAAGATCAAGGCTGAGCTCAACGCCCTCATGGAAAACTTCTCAG gcaaTGACACCAACACCTGCCTGTGTCTCAATGCCACGGTGTGCGAGGTCTTCCAGAAGGGCTACCTGATGCTCTACCCCTTCAGCACCGAGTACTACCTCATCTGCTGTGCTGTGCTCTTTGTCATGTGGAAGAACGTGGGCCGCCGCCTGGcaccccacccaggtgcccaccacgGCACCCCTCCCTTCCACCTGCACGGGGTCATCTTTGGGCCACTGCTGGGCCTGATGGCACTGGTGGCAGGCGTGTGCGTCTTCGTGCTCTTCCAGATCCAAGCAAGTGGCCCTGCCATTGCACGCCAATACTTCACCCTCTACTATGCCTTCTACATAGTTGTGCTGCCCACCATGAGCCTGGCATGCCTGGCGGGCACAGTCATCCACGGGCTGGAGGAGCGAGAGCTGGACACGCTCAAGAACCCCACCCGCAGCCTGGACGTGGTGCTGCTCATGGGCGCAGCGCTGGGCCAGATGGGCATCGCCTACTTCTCCATCGTGGCCATCGTGGCCACCCATCCCCATGAGCTGCTCAACCGCCTCATCCTGGCCTACTCGCTGCTGCTTATCCTGCAGCACATCGTCCAGAACCTCTTCATCATCGAGGGCCTGCACCGGCGCCCGCTCTGGGAGTCAGCTCCCGAGGCCCTGGCCGAGAAGCGGGAGGCTGAGCCACCCCGCCGGGACTCCCTGctggagctgggccaggaccTGCGCCGGGCCTCGCTGGCCTACATCTACTCCTACAGCCACCTCAACTGGAAGCGGCGGGCACTCAAGGAGATCTCGCTCTTCCTCATCCTCTGCAACATCACA CTGTGGATGATGCCTGCATTTGGCATACACCCGGAGTTTGAGAACGGGCTGGAAAAGGACTTCTATGGCTACCGGACGTGGTTCACCATTGTCAACTTTGGCCTGCCTCTGGGGGTCTTCTACCGCATGCATTCCGTGGGGGGGCTGGTGGAGCTCTATTTGGAGGCCTGA
- the HID1 gene encoding protein HID1 isoform X2: protein MGSADSKLNFRKAVIQLTTKTQPVEATDDAFWDQFWADTATSVQDVFALVPAAEIRAVREESPSNLATLCYKAVEKLVQGAESGCHSEKEKQIVLNCSRLLTRVLPYIFEDPDWRGFFWSTVPGAGRAGGEDDDENARPLAESLLLAIADLLFCPDFTVQSHRRSTVDSAEDVHSLDSCEYIWEAGVGFAHSPQPNYIHDVNRMELLKLLLTCFSEAMYLPPAPDSGGTNPWVQFFCSTENRHALPLFTSLLNTVCAYDPVGYGIPYNHLLFSDYREPLVEEAAQVLIVTLDHDSATSASPTVDGTTTGTAMDDTDPPGPENLFVNYLSRIHREEDFQFILKGIARLLSNPLLQTYLPNSTKKIQFHQELLVLFWKLCDFNKKFLFFVLKSSDVLDILVPILYFLNDARADQSRVGLMHIGVFILLLLSGERNFGVRLNKPYSVRVPMDIPVFTGTHADLLIVVFHKIITSGHQRLQPLFDCLLTIVVNVSPYLKSLSMVAANKLLHLLEAFSTTWFLFSAAQNHHLVFFLLEAFNNIIQYQFDGNSNLVYAIIRKRSVFHQLANLPTDPPAIHKALQRRRRAPEPLSRTGSQEGASMEGSRPAAPAEPGTLKTSLVATPGIDKLTEKSQVSEDGTLRSLESTSQQSSADGSPVMEEPEQAWREQRRLSSASASGQWSPTSEWVLSWKSKLPLQTIMRLLQVLVPQVEKICIDKGLTDESEILRFLQHGTLVGLLPVPHPILIRKYQANSGTAMWFRTYMWGVIYLRNVDPPVWYDTDVKLFEIQRV from the exons ATGGGGTCGGCCGACTCTAAGCTGAATTTCCGAAAGGCGGTGATCCAGCTCACCACCAAGACGCAG CCTGTGGAAGCCACCGATGATGCCTTTTGGGACCAGTTCTGGGCAGACACGGCCACCTCAGTACAGGATGTCTTTGCACTGGTGCCAGCGGCAGAGATCCGGGCTGTGCGGGAGGAGTCACCCTCCAATCTGGCCACTCTGTGCTACAAG GCTGTGGAGAAGCTGGTGCAGGGAGCCGAGAGTGGCTGCCATtcggagaaggagaagcagattgtCCTGAACTGCAGCAGGCTCCTCACCCGTGTGCTGCCCTACATCTTTGAGGACCCCGACTGGAGGGGCTTCTTCTGGTCCACAGTGCCCGGGGCAGGGCGAGCAGGG GGAGAGGATGATGATGAGAATGCCCGGCCCCTGGCTGAGTCCCTGCTCCTGGCCATTGCTGATCTCCTCTTCTGTCCAGATTTCACTGTCCAGAGCCACCGAAGGAGCACTGTG GACTCAGCGGAGGATGTCCACTCCCTGGACAGCTGTGAATACATCTGGGAGGCTGGTGTGGGCTTTGCTCACTCCCCTCAGCCCAACTACATCCACGATGTGAACCG GATGGAGCTGTTGAAACTGCTGCTCACATGCTTCTCTGAGGCCATGTACCTGCCCCCAGCCCCGGACAGCGGCGGCACCAACCCGTGGGTGCAGTTCTTTTGTTCCACGGAGAACAG ACACGCCCTGCCCCTTTTTACCTCCCTCCTCAACACTGTGTGTGCCTATGACCCTGTGGGCTACGGGATCCCCTACAACCACCTGCTCTTCTCTGACTACCGGGAACCCCTGGTGGAGGAGGCTGCCCAGGTGCTCATTGTCACCTTGGACCATGACAGTGCCACCAGCGCCAGCCCCACGGTGGACGGCACCACCACAGGCACTGCTATGGATGATACGGAC CCTCCAGGACCTGAGAACCTGTTTGTGAACTACCTGTCCCGCATCCATCGTGAAGAG GATTTCCAGTTCATCCTCAAGGGCATAGCCCGGCTGCTCTCCAATCCCCTGCTCCAGACCTACCTGCCCAACTCCACCAAGAAGATCCAGTTCCACCAGGAGCTGCTGGTCCTCTTCTGGAAGCTCTGTGACTTCAATAAG aaATTCCTCTTTTTTGTACTGAAGAGCAGTGACGTGCTGGACATCCTGGTCCCCATCCTCTACTTCCTCAATGATGCCCGAGCGGATCAGT CTCGGGTGGGCCTGATGCACATTGGAGTCTTCATCCTGTTGCTTCTGAGCGGGGAGCGGAACTTTGGGGTGCGGCTGAACAAGCCCTACTCAGTGCGTGTGCCCATGGACATCCCGGTCTTCACGGGCACCCACGCAGACCTGCTCATTGTG GTATTCCACAAGATCATCACCAGCGGTCACCAGCGCCTGCAGCCCCTCTTCGATTGCCTGCTCACCATCGTGGTCAATG TGTCCCCCTACCTCAAGAGCCTGTCCATGGTGGCTGCCAATAAGCTGCTGCACCTGCTGGAGGCCTTCTCCACCACCTGGTTCCTCTTCTCTGCTGCCCAGAACCACCATCTGGTCTtcttcctcctggaagccttcAACAACATCATCCAGTACCAGTTTGATG GCAACTCCAACCTGGTCTACGCCATCATCCGAAAGCGCAGCGTCTTCCACCAGCTGGCCAACCTGCCCACCGACCCGCCTGCCATCCACAAGGCCTTGCAACGGCGCCGACGGGCACCTGAGCCCTTGTCTCGAACCGGCTCTCAGGAGGGTGCCTCCATGGAGGGCTCCCGCCCCGCTGCCCCTGCCGAGCCTGGCACTCTCAAGACCAGCCTGGTGGCCACCCCAG GCATTGACAAGCTGACGGAGAAGTCCCAGGTGTCAGAGGATGGCACCCTGCGATCCCTGGAGTCCACGTCCCAGCAGAGCTCGGCAGATGGCAGTCCGGTCATGGAG GAGCCAGAGCAGGCATGGCGGGAGCAGCGGCGACTGTCCAGCGCGTCAGCCAGTGGGCAGTGGAGCCCAACATCGGAATGG GTTCTCTCTTGGAAGTCCAAGCTGCCGCTGCAGACCATCATGAGGCTGTTGCAAGTACTGGTTCCCCAAGTGGAAAAGATCTGCATTGACAA GGGCCTGACAGATGAGTCAGAGATCCTGAGGTTCCTGCAGCATGGCACTCTGGTGGGGCTCCTGCCTGTGCCCCATCCCATCCTCATCCGCAAGTACCAGGCCAACTCGGGCACGGCCATGTGGTTCCGCACCTACATGTGGGGGGTCATCTATCTGAG GAACGTGGACCCACCTGTCTGGTATGACACAGATGTGAAGCTGTTTGAGATCCAGCGGGTGTGA